In Sulfurisphaera javensis, a single genomic region encodes these proteins:
- a CDS encoding DUF2258 domain-containing protein, with protein MPKEDETRDLERAEEYEQTIARATAIGKNKMELSTGLIIAARYADKLRRVALVAFSKMVPKDIIIRDVSELNKQLYDVIVNQMKIDKLEVIRILVDAEYDEQNQKLVFSNVRIIRYLTEEQCNKKAEEITKQLEEYKKKYEELSKQVEEFKQRIKQVEEALKTIA; from the coding sequence ATGCCTAAGGAAGATGAAACACGTGATTTAGAGAGAGCCGAAGAGTATGAACAAACAATTGCTAGGGCAACAGCTATTGGAAAGAATAAGATGGAATTAAGTACCGGTTTAATTATTGCTGCTAGATATGCTGATAAGCTAAGGAGAGTTGCGTTAGTCGCCTTCAGCAAAATGGTGCCTAAAGATATAATTATTAGGGATGTCTCTGAATTGAACAAACAGCTTTACGATGTGATAGTAAATCAAATGAAAATTGATAAACTAGAAGTAATAAGGATTCTTGTTGATGCTGAGTACGATGAACAAAATCAAAAACTAGTATTCAGTAATGTAAGAATAATTAGATATTTGACAGAAGAGCAATGTAACAAAAAGGCTGAGGAGATAACTAAACAATTAGAAGAATATAAAAAGAAATATGAAGAATTAAGTAAGCAAGTAGAAGAATTTAAGCAAAGAATTAAGCAAGTAGAAGAAGCATTAAAGACAATTGCTTGA
- a CDS encoding zinc metalloprotease HtpX — MNIGSSLKGKIIIALFFTIVSEGVISLFIVNFLKLPLIFFIVFLLTLWFIQWIISPYLVGRNSVELLKEDPYYGWVYEIVERVSKLAGIKTPKVYLVDERYPNAFAYGNYITGKRIGITLPLLQILTPEELEAVIGHEIGHIKHNDVEIGLAIGLLPSILGFISNLLINLGWITLIFAGDEIDLIVGLSMLAIGGVLFVVTFFLQLFVLWFNRLRESYADYFSYQLFNEKAWNLARALAKIEIYMQNVRLDPFRGIIVTVPPTKVKETDPDLLIEDLLHEKTSVFSDILSTHPHPAKRVKMIYELTKPTLF, encoded by the coding sequence GTGAATATTGGGTCTTCACTTAAGGGAAAGATAATTATAGCATTATTTTTTACTATCGTATCTGAAGGAGTAATCTCTTTATTTATTGTTAATTTCTTAAAGTTACCACTTATCTTTTTCATTGTATTCCTTTTAACTCTTTGGTTTATTCAATGGATAATCTCACCTTATTTAGTTGGAAGAAATTCTGTTGAACTTCTCAAAGAAGATCCTTATTATGGTTGGGTATACGAAATTGTTGAGAGAGTATCTAAATTAGCTGGAATTAAGACACCTAAAGTTTACTTAGTGGATGAAAGATACCCTAATGCTTTTGCTTATGGAAATTATATAACTGGTAAAAGAATTGGCATAACTCTACCCTTACTTCAAATCTTAACACCAGAGGAATTGGAGGCAGTGATAGGGCATGAAATTGGTCATATAAAGCATAATGATGTCGAGATTGGATTAGCTATTGGACTACTACCATCGATTCTAGGTTTTATAAGCAATCTTCTAATAAACTTAGGCTGGATAACATTAATCTTTGCTGGTGATGAAATTGATCTTATTGTTGGTTTATCAATGTTAGCTATAGGAGGAGTGTTATTCGTAGTTACATTCTTTTTACAGCTTTTTGTATTATGGTTTAATAGGCTAAGAGAAAGTTATGCTGATTACTTCTCTTACCAACTCTTTAATGAAAAAGCATGGAATTTAGCGAGAGCTTTAGCTAAGATTGAAATTTATATGCAAAACGTCAGACTAGACCCGTTTAGAGGAATAATAGTTACCGTTCCGCCTACTAAAGTAAAAGAAACAGATCCAGATTTATTAATCGAAGACTTATTACATGAAAAAACTAGCGTTTTCTCAGATATACTTTCAACACATCCACATCCGGCAAAAAGAGTAAAAATGATTTATGAATTAACTAAACCCACCTTATTTTAA
- the acnA gene encoding aconitate hydratase AcnA, whose amino-acid sequence MEFQISKLEGNIHYYPLNQLEQYGININKYPYSLRVLIENVIRNYDGKKITDEDLEAILKWQVGKEFSFLPTRVVMQDYTGVPLLVDLAGMRDEMKRRGKDPRVVNPVVPADLIIDHSIQVDYYGTSYSLLWNMKKEFERNEERYKFLKWAQLSFRNFRVIPPGNGIIHQINLEYLSKVVDVREVKGVQTAFPEIVIGTDSHTTMDNGVSVLSWGVGGLEAEAVLLGEPYTMTVPEVVGVKLVGDINEGVTPTDVVLYITEVLRKKGVVGKFVEFFGPSLSKLSVPDRATIANMAPEYGATVGYFPIDSQTLNYLAGTGRDYKIVEIYAKAQGLFYSEVPNYTDVVEIDLSKIEPSLAGPRNPDERVPLREMKKKNEKKEKKKGKIVSDNDVVLTAITSCTNTSNPTVMLGAGILAKKAVEHGLRVKPYVKTSTAPGSPVVVEYLKESGLLPYLEALGFHIVGLGCTTCIGNAGPLPKAVEEDIKQNNLEVYGVISGNRNFEGRVNPLLKGVYLASPILVVAYALAGRIDIDFENEPIGYDPNDNPVYLKDIWPSLEEIKQYMSLSLNPEIYRQKYSKIYEGDENWKSLKVTESETYNWDPSSTYIKEPPWFTLPSQSLDDIKEARILLLLGDKITTDHISPAGPILPDSVAGQYLKQLGVKELNTYGARRGNHEVMIRGGFANPKLKNLLVDKEGGITKHFPDGKIMSVYEASELYKKEGVPLVIVAGKQYGSGSSRDWAAKVTALLGVKAVLAESFERIHRSNLVAMGVLPIQIPDWRGLGIKGDETVSIYGLKDLTPRKKVKIEFKSSDGKVITTEGLVRVDTNVELEYVREGGVLKYVFNKLIYEG is encoded by the coding sequence ATGGAATTCCAGATTTCTAAACTTGAAGGAAATATTCACTATTACCCTTTAAATCAACTAGAACAATATGGAATAAATATAAATAAATATCCTTATTCTTTAAGAGTCCTTATAGAAAATGTAATAAGAAATTATGATGGTAAGAAAATTACAGACGAAGATTTGGAAGCAATATTAAAATGGCAAGTTGGTAAAGAGTTTTCATTTCTACCGACAAGGGTTGTAATGCAAGATTACACTGGAGTGCCTCTTCTAGTTGATCTAGCTGGAATGAGAGATGAAATGAAGAGGAGAGGAAAAGATCCCAGGGTTGTGAATCCAGTTGTACCTGCTGATTTGATAATTGATCACTCTATTCAAGTTGATTACTACGGTACTTCTTATTCTCTTTTATGGAATATGAAGAAAGAATTTGAAAGAAACGAAGAAAGATACAAGTTCTTAAAGTGGGCTCAATTAAGCTTTCGCAATTTTAGAGTGATTCCCCCTGGAAATGGGATAATTCATCAAATTAACCTTGAGTATTTGAGTAAAGTTGTTGATGTTAGAGAAGTTAAAGGAGTTCAAACAGCATTTCCAGAGATAGTTATTGGAACTGATTCTCATACAACTATGGATAATGGAGTTAGTGTTCTCTCATGGGGTGTAGGCGGGTTAGAAGCTGAGGCCGTCCTATTGGGAGAACCATATACAATGACTGTTCCGGAGGTAGTCGGAGTTAAACTTGTAGGGGATATCAATGAAGGTGTAACTCCTACTGACGTGGTTTTATATATAACTGAGGTCTTAAGGAAAAAAGGAGTTGTAGGTAAATTCGTAGAGTTCTTTGGTCCCTCTTTATCTAAACTTTCCGTGCCAGATAGAGCAACAATAGCTAACATGGCTCCAGAGTATGGTGCTACTGTTGGCTATTTCCCAATTGATTCTCAAACGTTGAACTATTTGGCTGGAACTGGAAGAGATTATAAAATAGTTGAGATTTACGCTAAAGCTCAAGGATTATTTTACTCAGAAGTACCAAATTACACTGACGTAGTCGAAATAGACTTATCTAAAATTGAACCTTCACTTGCTGGTCCGAGGAATCCCGATGAGAGAGTACCTTTAAGAGAAATGAAAAAGAAAAACGAAAAGAAAGAGAAAAAGAAGGGTAAAATTGTTAGTGACAATGATGTAGTATTAACAGCTATAACTAGTTGTACTAATACTTCTAACCCTACCGTAATGTTAGGAGCGGGGATTTTAGCTAAAAAAGCTGTTGAGCATGGGTTAAGAGTAAAACCTTATGTAAAAACTAGTACAGCTCCTGGATCACCAGTTGTTGTAGAGTATCTGAAAGAATCTGGTTTACTTCCTTATTTAGAAGCCCTAGGTTTTCACATAGTTGGATTAGGTTGTACAACATGCATCGGCAATGCAGGACCTTTACCTAAAGCAGTTGAGGAAGATATTAAGCAAAACAATTTAGAAGTTTATGGAGTTATTAGTGGGAATAGGAATTTTGAAGGAAGAGTTAACCCCTTGTTAAAGGGAGTATACTTAGCTTCCCCAATATTAGTCGTAGCTTATGCTTTAGCTGGTAGAATAGACATTGATTTTGAGAATGAACCAATTGGTTATGACCCTAATGATAATCCAGTTTACCTTAAAGATATTTGGCCTTCATTAGAGGAAATAAAACAGTACATGAGCCTCTCTTTAAATCCAGAAATCTATAGGCAAAAATACTCTAAGATTTATGAAGGAGATGAGAACTGGAAGTCGCTTAAGGTAACTGAAAGCGAAACGTATAATTGGGATCCTTCATCGACCTACATTAAAGAACCGCCATGGTTTACTTTGCCAAGTCAGTCTTTAGATGATATAAAGGAAGCAAGAATTCTCCTCCTTTTAGGAGATAAAATAACTACTGATCATATTTCCCCTGCCGGTCCAATATTGCCAGATTCTGTAGCTGGACAATATTTAAAGCAATTAGGTGTAAAAGAGTTAAATACCTATGGAGCGAGGAGAGGAAACCATGAAGTTATGATTAGAGGAGGTTTTGCAAATCCCAAATTAAAGAACCTTTTAGTGGATAAAGAAGGGGGTATAACAAAACATTTTCCAGATGGAAAAATTATGAGTGTTTATGAAGCATCAGAACTTTACAAGAAGGAAGGAGTGCCTTTAGTAATTGTAGCAGGTAAACAGTATGGTTCTGGTAGTTCAAGGGATTGGGCGGCTAAAGTTACTGCATTATTGGGTGTTAAAGCAGTGCTAGCTGAAAGTTTCGAAAGGATTCATAGAAGTAACCTTGTAGCTATGGGAGTTTTACCAATTCAAATACCTGATTGGAGGGGACTAGGAATTAAAGGAGATGAGACAGTATCAATTTACGGTCTTAAGGATTTAACACCAAGGAAAAAAGTTAAAATTGAGTTCAAGTCATCTGATGGTAAAGTAATAACTACTGAAGGTTTAGTTAGGGTTGACACTAATGTTGAGTTAGAATATGTACGTGAGGGTGGGGTTTTAAAATATGTTTTTAATAAATTAATATATGAAGGTTAG